A single region of the Bacillus cereus genome encodes:
- a CDS encoding FMN-dependent NADH-azoreductase, producing MGLFSSLFGKKEENTKVEGNKKMSKVLFVKANDRPVEQAISSKMYETFVSTYKEANPNTEITELDLFALDLPYYGNIAISGGYKRSQGMELTAEEEKAVATVDQYLNQFLEADKVVFAFPLWNFTVPAPLITYISYLSQAGKTFKYTANGPEGLAGGKKVVVLGARGSDYSSEQMAPMEMAVNYVTTVLGFWGITNPETVVIEGHNQYPDRSQQIVEEGLENVKKVAAKF from the coding sequence ATGGGACTATTTAGCTCATTATTTGGTAAAAAAGAAGAAAATACAAAAGTAGAGGGGAATAAAAAAATGTCAAAAGTATTATTCGTAAAAGCAAACGATCGTCCAGTGGAGCAAGCAATTAGTTCAAAAATGTATGAAACATTTGTAAGTACTTATAAAGAAGCTAATCCAAATACAGAAATTACAGAGTTAGATTTATTTGCATTAGATCTTCCTTATTACGGAAATATCGCTATTTCAGGTGGATACAAACGTAGTCAAGGTATGGAGTTAACAGCTGAAGAAGAGAAGGCTGTTGCTACAGTAGATCAATATTTAAATCAGTTTTTAGAAGCCGATAAAGTTGTATTCGCGTTCCCACTATGGAACTTTACAGTACCAGCACCGTTAATCACATATATTTCATACTTATCTCAAGCTGGAAAAACGTTTAAATATACAGCAAATGGTCCAGAAGGTTTAGCTGGTGGTAAGAAAGTAGTTGTATTAGGTGCTCGTGGTTCAGATTACTCTTCAGAACAAATGGCTCCTATGGAAATGGCAGTTAATTACGTAACAACTGTACTTGGATTCTGGGGAATTACAAATCCAGAGACAGTTGTAATTGAAGGACACAATCAATATCCAGATCGATCACAACAAATTGTTGAAGAAGGTTTAGAGAACGTCAAGAAAGTAGCGGCGAAATTTTAA
- a CDS encoding YczE/YyaS/YitT family protein, with amino-acid sequence MNHRNRTLKRLVLYVLGLFFMSIGISMSIQAGFGVSPVSSLAYASTLTVGLSVGVTMALANVLYIIIQVILSKRMEFNEFVSQFIISFLFGFFMDATLFLVQLFPTPETIFARSVYLIVSLFVIAVGLMGYTTAKLPLMPYDALTYAISEKFNLKFGNAKILSDLINICVAGAICIVFIQSLGSIGIGTLIAAYFIGKILGWMIPYYQPTLQQWIFKTEKAA; translated from the coding sequence ATGAATCATCGGAACAGAACCTTGAAGCGCCTCGTCTTATACGTGCTCGGGTTATTTTTTATGTCGATCGGCATTAGCATGTCGATTCAAGCAGGGTTTGGTGTATCGCCTGTGTCATCATTAGCATATGCAAGTACGCTAACGGTTGGTTTATCGGTTGGTGTGACAATGGCGCTTGCAAATGTTTTATACATTATTATTCAAGTAATATTAAGTAAACGAATGGAGTTCAATGAATTTGTGAGTCAATTCATTATTTCGTTTTTATTTGGGTTCTTCATGGATGCAACGCTCTTCCTTGTACAACTTTTCCCCACACCTGAAACTATCTTTGCCCGAAGTGTCTATTTGATTGTTAGCCTATTTGTTATAGCAGTCGGTTTAATGGGCTATACAACAGCGAAACTGCCATTAATGCCGTATGATGCGTTAACTTATGCAATTAGTGAAAAATTTAATTTGAAATTCGGTAACGCAAAAATTTTGAGCGATTTAATCAACATTTGTGTGGCTGGTGCAATCTGTATAGTTTTCATTCAATCATTAGGATCAATAGGAATCGGTACACTAATCGCCGCCTATTTTATCGGCAAAATTTTAGGGTGGATGATACCGTATTATCAACCAACTCTTCAACAATGGATATTTAAAACAGAGAAGGCTGCCTAA
- a CDS encoding multicopper oxidase family protein — MKRFVLTAVTVSVISLIAACSATTNTTNAHKNMNDKKTKQTETATKPLKVIKGTEVTLVAKEEKQKLSSGVIVPVWTFNGSSPGPEIRVKKGEKVKVTLKNELPAPVSIHWHGYPVPNNMDGIPGVTQDAVESGKSFTYEFEANVPGTYWYHSHQDSVNQLDRGLYGALIVEDTNENYDKDYTLMLDEWVTDKEKINKQLKEMTKGPTGNKSKGNENTKKNDDMKGMDHSGMDMKSDKKDSGNMAGMDHGNMKMEGHDMSMYDLFTINGKSGDLVEPLKVNEGDKVRLRLVNAGYLSHDIHVHGHDLKVIATDGQPINDPKVIKEKVISIAPGERYDVEFTANNPGKWYVEDHSENKDAKGMKAVIEYDGSKEMKDKADEKEKLPKLDMTKYGAKRLGSFTLGQQYTATYNMDLNTQMNGNEMVYTINGKVFPDIDPISVKKGDLVKVKLVNRSKADDHPMHLHGHFFQVLSKDGKPVEGSPIVKDTLNLKSGEEYEVAFVADNPGEWMFHCHDLHHASAGMVTEVKYTDYKSEYVPNPNIPNKPE; from the coding sequence ATGAAGAGATTTGTATTAACAGCAGTTACAGTCTCCGTAATATCTTTAATTGCTGCGTGTTCTGCGACTACAAATACAACAAATGCTCATAAAAATATGAATGATAAAAAAACAAAACAGACTGAAACGGCTACAAAGCCATTGAAAGTTATAAAAGGGACAGAAGTTACTTTAGTAGCGAAAGAAGAAAAACAAAAGCTAAGTAGCGGTGTTATTGTTCCAGTCTGGACATTTAATGGTTCATCCCCAGGTCCAGAAATCAGGGTGAAAAAAGGTGAAAAGGTTAAAGTGACATTAAAAAATGAATTACCTGCGCCAGTATCTATTCATTGGCATGGGTATCCTGTCCCAAATAACATGGATGGAATTCCAGGCGTGACACAAGATGCGGTTGAATCAGGAAAAAGTTTCACCTATGAATTTGAAGCGAACGTACCAGGAACATATTGGTATCATTCACATCAAGATTCTGTAAATCAACTAGATAGAGGCTTGTATGGCGCTCTTATTGTAGAGGATACAAATGAAAATTATGATAAAGATTACACATTAATGTTAGATGAATGGGTAACTGATAAAGAAAAAATTAATAAGCAGTTAAAAGAAATGACAAAAGGGCCAACAGGTAATAAATCTAAGGGTAATGAAAATACGAAAAAGAATGATGATATGAAAGGCATGGATCATTCCGGTATGGACATGAAGAGTGATAAAAAAGACTCTGGCAATATGGCAGGCATGGATCATGGAAATATGAAGATGGAAGGTCATGATATGAGTATGTATGACTTATTCACAATCAATGGTAAAAGCGGTGATTTAGTAGAGCCCTTAAAAGTGAATGAGGGTGATAAAGTTCGTCTTCGACTCGTTAATGCGGGTTATTTATCACATGATATACACGTTCACGGTCATGATTTAAAAGTAATTGCAACAGATGGTCAACCAATTAATGATCCAAAAGTTATAAAAGAAAAAGTAATTTCAATTGCACCGGGTGAACGTTATGATGTTGAATTTACAGCTAACAATCCTGGGAAATGGTACGTTGAAGACCATTCAGAAAATAAGGATGCAAAAGGAATGAAAGCTGTTATTGAATATGATGGAAGCAAAGAGATGAAAGACAAAGCAGATGAAAAAGAAAAATTACCGAAATTAGATATGACGAAATATGGTGCTAAAAGATTAGGTAGTTTCACGTTAGGCCAGCAGTATACTGCCACATATAATATGGACTTGAATACGCAAATGAATGGAAATGAAATGGTATATACAATTAACGGAAAGGTATTCCCAGATATTGACCCAATTTCAGTGAAAAAGGGTGACTTAGTAAAAGTAAAATTAGTAAATCGCTCTAAAGCGGACGATCATCCGATGCATTTACACGGTCATTTCTTCCAGGTGTTAAGTAAAGATGGAAAACCGGTAGAAGGTTCTCCAATTGTTAAAGACACTTTGAACTTAAAATCAGGAGAAGAATATGAAGTAGCCTTTGTAGCAGACAATCCGGGTGAATGGATGTTCCACTGTCATGATTTACACCATGCTTCAGCGGGGATGGTAACAGAAGTGAAATATACAGATTATAAATCTGAGTATGTTCCAAACCCTAATATTCCTAATAAGCCAGAATAA
- a CDS encoding arsenic resistance protein — protein sequence MSTIEKIQTFIILFAVICGIILGQFNVIHMYSDKFIVPFLFFMLYGLFLSIPLKEIKNGFRNLKFAGTSLGINFIWTPFLAWGLGALFLSDHPALWVGFIMLMVTPCTDWYLIFTEIAKGNVALSTAILPVNLILQVLLLPIYLFLFAGVMKTVAVSVLVESIVIVIVLPFLLAHATKFIMHKVKKAETLENKLIPFFSSAQIVFLSLAIVAMFASQGKYLLQNMNVVLLLLIPVLLFFMINFILGQFVGRMMHLSYEDTVSLSLTTLARNSPVALAIAVTAFPDEPLIALALVIGPLIELPVLACVSQVLLLIKKKQQYT from the coding sequence ATGAGCACTATAGAAAAGATTCAAACTTTTATTATTCTTTTTGCTGTTATATGCGGCATCATACTTGGACAATTTAACGTCATACATATGTATTCAGACAAATTTATTGTCCCCTTCTTATTTTTCATGCTATATGGATTATTCCTCAGCATCCCGTTGAAAGAAATAAAAAATGGATTCCGCAACTTAAAATTCGCTGGAACAAGCCTAGGTATTAACTTTATATGGACACCTTTCCTTGCTTGGGGATTAGGAGCATTATTTCTTTCAGATCACCCAGCACTTTGGGTTGGATTTATAATGTTGATGGTTACTCCATGTACAGATTGGTACTTAATATTTACTGAAATAGCGAAAGGAAATGTAGCACTTTCTACAGCAATTTTACCCGTAAATTTAATTTTACAAGTATTACTGCTTCCAATTTATTTATTTTTATTTGCTGGTGTAATGAAGACTGTAGCGGTTTCTGTTTTAGTAGAAAGTATTGTTATCGTAATCGTCTTACCATTTTTACTTGCGCACGCTACAAAATTCATTATGCATAAAGTGAAAAAAGCTGAAACACTTGAGAATAAACTCATTCCGTTTTTCAGCTCTGCTCAAATTGTATTTTTAAGTTTAGCAATAGTAGCGATGTTTGCCTCACAAGGTAAGTACTTATTACAAAATATGAATGTTGTTTTATTGTTACTTATACCAGTATTACTGTTCTTCATGATTAACTTTATACTAGGACAGTTTGTAGGACGTATGATGCATTTATCCTATGAAGACACTGTCAGCCTAAGCTTAACAACGTTAGCGAGAAACTCACCTGTTGCACTTGCTATTGCTGTGACTGCTTTTCCAGATGAGCCTCTTATTGCACTTGCATTAGTTATTGGGCCATTAATAGAACTACCAGTACTAGCTTGTGTGTCACAAGTATTATTACTTATTAAGAAGAAGCAGCAATATACATAA
- a CDS encoding aminopeptidase P family protein, with the protein MKSTFFARNRERLAKTLHDESITILFAGQAPHMSADAHYKFIPNRNFYYLTGIDEPNVIFMLKKFGNSVEETLFIEKSDPVLEKWVGKTVSKEDAEQISCIKKVVYIESFEKTMANTLFTENVKHVNLDLELREWKGTEPKTLAFAKHVREQYPHVTIGNVYPNICELRVFKTEEEIEIIKDAIAVTKEGIYNVLKHAKADMMEYELEAHFDFTLKSSGIKHHAFNTILASGKNATVLHYEDNDAKVGQGDLVLLDLGAQKDYYNADISYTFPASGTFSSRQKQIYNIVLKALKETTELIKPGLKFAALNEHTKKVLAEECKAIGLIQEDEELTKYYYHGVSHFLGLDTHDVGTYKDRVLEEGMVITIEPGIYIEEESIGIRIEDDILVTKDGYENLSKDIIREVEEIEEFMRENNVNVKEDEVVTK; encoded by the coding sequence ATGAAGTCAACATTTTTTGCTCGAAATAGAGAACGATTAGCGAAAACATTACATGATGAATCTATTACTATTTTATTTGCTGGACAGGCACCTCATATGTCAGCTGATGCACATTATAAATTTATACCGAATCGAAATTTTTATTATTTAACGGGGATCGATGAGCCGAATGTTATTTTCATGTTAAAAAAGTTTGGGAATAGTGTAGAAGAGACTCTCTTCATTGAAAAATCAGATCCGGTGCTTGAAAAGTGGGTTGGAAAAACAGTTTCTAAAGAAGATGCAGAACAAATTTCATGTATAAAAAAAGTTGTATATATAGAAAGCTTTGAAAAGACAATGGCAAATACACTTTTCACAGAAAATGTGAAACATGTGAATTTAGATTTGGAACTTCGTGAGTGGAAAGGTACAGAGCCGAAAACGTTAGCGTTTGCTAAACATGTAAGAGAACAATATCCACACGTTACAATCGGTAATGTATACCCAAACATTTGTGAATTACGAGTGTTTAAAACAGAAGAAGAAATTGAAATCATAAAAGACGCTATTGCTGTTACTAAAGAGGGTATTTATAATGTACTGAAGCATGCAAAAGCAGACATGATGGAATATGAATTAGAAGCTCATTTTGATTTTACGTTGAAATCATCTGGCATTAAACATCATGCATTTAATACAATTTTGGCGAGTGGTAAAAACGCTACTGTGCTGCATTATGAAGATAATGATGCAAAAGTGGGACAAGGTGATCTAGTACTGCTCGATTTAGGTGCTCAAAAAGACTATTATAATGCTGATATTAGTTACACATTCCCAGCTAGTGGAACATTCTCTAGTCGCCAAAAGCAAATATATAATATCGTGTTAAAAGCATTAAAAGAAACAACGGAACTTATTAAGCCAGGTTTAAAATTCGCTGCATTAAATGAGCATACAAAAAAGGTGCTAGCAGAAGAATGTAAAGCAATTGGTTTAATTCAAGAAGACGAGGAATTAACGAAATATTATTATCACGGTGTCAGCCACTTCCTTGGTTTAGATACACATGATGTAGGAACGTACAAAGATAGAGTATTAGAAGAAGGTATGGTTATTACGATTGAACCAGGTATATATATTGAAGAAGAATCAATTGGAATTCGTATTGAAGATGATATTCTTGTCACGAAGGACGGATATGAAAACTTGTCAAAAGATATCATTAGAGAAGTTGAAGAGATTGAAGAGTTTATGAGAGAGAATAATGTAAATGTAAAAGAAGATGAAGTTGTTACGAAATAA
- the topB gene encoding DNA topoisomerase III, which translates to MKLIIAEKPDQGLALVSQFKYRRKDGYLEVEANELFPNGAYCTWAIGHLTQLCNPEHYHAEWKKWSLNTLPMIPERFQFEVTKSKYKQFNVVKQLLHNPQVTEIIHAGDAGREGELIVRNIINLCNVQKPMKRLWISSLTKQAIYQGFKNLLDEADTINTYYEAYTRSCADWVVGMNASRVFSILLKKKGMNDVFSAGRVQTPTLALIVKREKEIENFKSEPFWEVFATFNIEGKKYEGKWEKDNESRLKDPDMANKIAAFCQGKPAVVKEMKTERKEFQPPFLFNLSALQATANKAFKFSPKKTLDITQALYQKGIVSYPRSDSNYVTQGEAATFPDILQKLSQFDEYKGLLPAPIESIMNNKRYVNEKKVTDHYAIIPTEQVTNPSKLSGDEKKIYDMVVRRLIAAHYEVAIFDYTTITTLVDERAAFISKGKQQIQEGWRKVIFQDDKDDETILPIVAEGEQGKVVKVKVKEGKTQPPKRYTEGQLITLMKTAGKYLENEELEKVLKKTEGLGTEATRAGIITMLKDRKYIDVQKNQVYATDKGKVLITAIGDKILASPEMTAKWEQRLAEIGEGTASPATFMEQTKKLSAKIIEDAVEMSEKWDFTGLHVESIERKGSKFTTGKKVGNCKKCDGDVIDKSTFYGCSNYNTTQCDFTISKKILSKTISQKNMTKLLKGEKTDLIKGFKKGEKTFDAKLEWKDNKINFVFEN; encoded by the coding sequence ATGAAATTAATTATTGCCGAGAAACCAGATCAAGGTTTGGCTCTTGTTTCACAATTTAAATATCGCCGGAAAGATGGGTATTTAGAAGTAGAAGCAAATGAGTTATTTCCAAATGGAGCGTACTGTACATGGGCAATTGGTCATTTGACGCAGTTATGTAATCCAGAACATTATCACGCAGAGTGGAAAAAATGGTCACTTAATACGTTACCGATGATTCCAGAGCGTTTTCAGTTTGAGGTAACAAAGTCAAAGTATAAGCAATTTAACGTTGTGAAACAGCTGTTACATAACCCTCAAGTAACAGAAATTATTCACGCGGGCGATGCTGGGCGTGAAGGGGAATTAATCGTACGAAACATTATTAACCTTTGTAACGTGCAAAAACCAATGAAGCGCTTGTGGATTTCATCTTTAACGAAGCAAGCTATTTATCAAGGGTTTAAAAACTTACTAGATGAAGCAGATACGATTAATACGTATTACGAAGCATATACAAGATCCTGCGCTGACTGGGTTGTTGGTATGAATGCATCGCGTGTCTTTAGTATTTTGCTAAAGAAAAAGGGAATGAATGATGTTTTTTCAGCTGGACGTGTACAGACTCCAACATTGGCGTTAATAGTAAAGCGTGAAAAAGAAATAGAGAACTTTAAGTCAGAGCCATTTTGGGAAGTGTTTGCAACTTTTAATATAGAAGGAAAAAAATATGAGGGAAAATGGGAGAAAGACAATGAATCTCGCCTAAAAGACCCTGATATGGCAAATAAAATTGCGGCATTTTGCCAAGGTAAACCGGCTGTAGTAAAAGAAATGAAAACGGAGCGTAAAGAGTTTCAGCCGCCGTTTTTATTTAATTTATCAGCACTGCAAGCGACAGCGAATAAAGCTTTTAAATTTTCACCGAAAAAGACGCTTGATATAACACAAGCACTATATCAAAAAGGGATAGTTTCTTACCCACGTTCGGATTCTAACTATGTTACACAAGGAGAAGCAGCGACGTTTCCTGATATTTTACAGAAGTTAAGTCAGTTTGATGAATATAAAGGCTTATTGCCAGCACCAATTGAATCAATTATGAATAACAAGCGTTATGTGAATGAAAAGAAAGTTACAGATCACTACGCAATTATACCGACAGAGCAAGTTACAAATCCAAGCAAATTATCAGGTGATGAAAAGAAAATTTACGATATGGTCGTAAGAAGACTGATTGCGGCGCATTATGAAGTAGCAATCTTTGACTACACAACGATTACAACTCTTGTAGACGAACGTGCTGCGTTCATTTCGAAAGGAAAACAGCAAATTCAAGAAGGTTGGCGTAAAGTTATTTTCCAAGACGATAAAGATGACGAAACGATTCTTCCAATTGTAGCTGAAGGTGAACAAGGAAAAGTTGTAAAGGTGAAAGTGAAAGAAGGAAAAACACAGCCACCGAAGCGTTATACAGAAGGACAACTTATTACGTTAATGAAAACGGCGGGTAAGTATTTAGAGAATGAAGAGCTTGAGAAAGTATTAAAGAAAACAGAAGGTTTAGGTACTGAGGCTACTCGTGCTGGTATTATTACAATGCTGAAAGACCGTAAATATATAGATGTGCAGAAAAACCAAGTGTACGCAACCGATAAAGGAAAAGTATTAATTACAGCAATCGGTGATAAAATACTGGCTTCACCAGAAATGACAGCAAAATGGGAGCAACGCCTTGCGGAAATTGGAGAAGGTACAGCTTCACCAGCTACATTTATGGAACAAACGAAAAAGCTATCAGCTAAAATTATTGAAGATGCGGTGGAAATGTCGGAGAAATGGGATTTCACTGGATTACATGTTGAATCGATTGAACGAAAAGGATCGAAATTTACAACAGGTAAAAAGGTGGGGAACTGTAAAAAATGTGATGGCGATGTTATTGATAAGTCGACGTTTTACGGTTGTTCAAACTACAATACAACACAATGTGACTTTACCATCTCGAAGAAGATATTAAGTAAAACAATTTCGCAAAAAAACATGACAAAGCTTTTAAAAGGTGAGAAGACCGATTTAATTAAAGGCTTTAAAAAAGGTGAGAAAACGTTTGATGCGAAGTTAGAGTGGAAAGATAATAAGATTAATTTTGTGTTTGAGAATTAA
- a CDS encoding DUF4153 domain-containing protein — MDINNLIIENMDNPHELEKMYRKDPKAFKKSFSQVWEQNPGSQILGAWYERLHFKEKANTEKTSLFQKGFLFMGLLAILAGISTRIIFHFVEQGAIAPINLAFGVIPFIVTYFVYNNTPKKSIIYSLVALFLISGLYLNMLPLNDKDSIILVYLHLPILLWVLVGLAFTGNEYSKGSTRLAYIKFNLEYCLLYASMAVSGMVLAVLTMRLFIFVDLDIGEFYFSNVVLFGAAALAIVAAYLVSTNLKLAKNITPYISKIFSPLVLITLLIYLITVIWVGKNPFLDRNFLMAFNGILLGVLAVTIFSIVESDSDEKKNISDYINFALIVLALIIDTVALSAIVFRLSSYGITPNRLAVLGVNILIWANLIWIMFSYMRFLQNKSGPTTIQDAVTKYLPIYGLWAAFVIFTFPIIFN; from the coding sequence ATGGACATTAACAATTTAATCATTGAAAATATGGATAACCCTCATGAGTTGGAAAAAATGTATAGAAAAGACCCGAAAGCTTTTAAAAAGTCATTCTCACAAGTATGGGAACAAAATCCTGGTTCTCAGATTCTTGGTGCTTGGTATGAAAGGTTGCATTTTAAGGAGAAGGCAAATACAGAAAAAACATCTTTATTTCAAAAGGGTTTCTTATTCATGGGCCTTTTAGCTATTCTGGCCGGGATAAGCACCAGAATCATTTTCCACTTTGTCGAACAGGGTGCAATTGCTCCAATTAACTTGGCTTTTGGTGTAATTCCCTTTATTGTCACTTATTTTGTTTACAATAATACTCCGAAAAAAAGTATTATTTATTCCCTTGTAGCGTTGTTCTTAATTTCCGGGTTGTATCTTAATATGTTGCCATTAAATGATAAAGACAGTATTATCCTTGTTTATTTACATCTTCCTATATTGTTATGGGTCTTAGTAGGGCTTGCATTTACGGGAAATGAATATTCAAAGGGTAGTACAAGATTAGCCTATATTAAGTTTAATTTGGAATATTGTCTTCTCTACGCCAGCATGGCAGTGAGCGGAATGGTATTAGCTGTATTGACTATGCGGTTATTTATCTTTGTTGACTTGGATATAGGAGAATTCTATTTTAGTAATGTTGTTTTATTTGGTGCTGCTGCTCTCGCTATTGTGGCTGCATACTTGGTATCGACGAATCTTAAACTTGCTAAAAATATTACACCATACATATCTAAAATTTTTAGTCCTCTCGTCCTGATCACATTGTTGATCTATCTTATAACGGTTATATGGGTCGGGAAAAACCCGTTCTTGGACCGCAATTTCCTAATGGCGTTCAACGGAATACTCCTTGGTGTATTGGCTGTCACCATATTTTCCATTGTTGAGAGTGACTCAGACGAGAAAAAGAACATTTCAGATTATATCAATTTTGCCTTAATTGTTCTTGCGCTTATTATTGATACTGTAGCTCTGTCAGCCATCGTATTCAGACTTTCTTCTTACGGGATTACACCTAATAGACTTGCTGTTTTAGGGGTAAACATACTGATTTGGGCAAATCTAATTTGGATTATGTTTTCCTATATGCGTTTTCTACAAAACAAATCAGGACCGACAACTATCCAAGATGCCGTTACGAAGTATTTGCCAATCTACGGACTTTGGGCTGCTTTCGTTATATTTACTTTTCCTATAATTTTTAATTAG
- a CDS encoding LysR family transcriptional regulator, which yields MDFRQLYYFKEIVKQGSISKAAEVLHIAQPPLSQLLKKLETDLGTTLIHRYRQKWELTETGEILYQYANQMLMQIQDVKQQIQEIEQGIGGTVSIGVSSTCSNMLIDYVSMFRTQYPNVKINIVTGNSEELLKRLEQREIDVALLLRLGDSEQYEMKILKKQPTAVIIPTSWATSFSSQHVTIEQIAQFPFIMLGAMEGLSFNEDLFKVFDEHQVKPNIIIECKDIRMVIALVSRGLGLSVIPRMDYTSTFLEHTTLFELKQFDFHLEPVIVKLKDQRISKVASQFWEMVD from the coding sequence ATGGATTTCAGGCAATTATATTACTTTAAAGAAATTGTGAAACAAGGAAGCATTTCTAAAGCAGCAGAAGTGCTCCATATCGCGCAACCACCACTTAGTCAATTATTAAAAAAGCTTGAAACTGATCTTGGCACAACTTTAATTCATCGATATCGTCAAAAATGGGAGCTTACAGAAACAGGTGAAATACTATACCAATATGCCAATCAAATGCTAATGCAAATTCAAGATGTAAAGCAGCAAATTCAAGAAATTGAACAAGGTATAGGAGGAACAGTAAGTATCGGTGTATCGTCTACATGTTCTAATATGCTCATTGACTATGTTAGTATGTTTAGAACACAATACCCTAATGTTAAAATAAATATAGTAACTGGAAATTCAGAAGAATTATTAAAAAGACTAGAACAAAGAGAAATTGATGTTGCCTTACTTTTAAGATTGGGCGATAGTGAACAATATGAGATGAAAATATTAAAAAAACAACCAACCGCTGTGATTATACCAACAAGCTGGGCAACATCGTTTTCATCACAGCATGTGACGATTGAACAGATAGCCCAGTTCCCATTCATTATGCTAGGAGCAATGGAAGGACTCTCTTTCAATGAAGATCTCTTCAAAGTGTTTGATGAACATCAAGTCAAGCCAAATATCATTATCGAGTGTAAAGATATAAGGATGGTTATAGCACTTGTTAGTAGAGGGCTAGGATTATCCGTTATTCCAAGAATGGATTACACATCAACATTTTTAGAACATACAACGCTTTTTGAATTGAAACAATTTGATTTTCACCTAGAGCCTGTAATAGTAAAATTAAAAGACCAAAGAATTTCAAAAGTAGCATCTCAATTTTGGGAAATGGTTGATTAG